The proteins below come from a single Falco rusticolus isolate bFalRus1 chromosome 18, bFalRus1.pri, whole genome shotgun sequence genomic window:
- the GNGT2 gene encoding guanine nucleotide-binding protein G(I)/G(S)/G(O) subunit gamma-T2, whose amino-acid sequence MAQDMTEKELLKMELDQLKKEVKNERQMISKTGKELKEYIESMAGEDPLLKGVPEDKNPFKEKGGCTIS is encoded by the exons ATGGCTCAGGACATGACAGAGAAGGAGCTGCTGAAGATGGAGCTGGATCAGCTGAAGAAGGAGGTGAAGAACGAGAGGCAAATG ATCTCCAAGACAGGCAAAGAACTCAAGGAATACATTGAGTCCATGGCAGGTGAGGATCCGCTGCTGAAGGGAGTCCCTGAGGACAAGAACCCCTTTAAGGAGAAGGGTGGCTGTACGATAAGCTGA
- the ABI3 gene encoding ABI gene family member 3: MSELEQLQQRDIPAGRQVLRDHHCNLHRVADYCESNYLQASDKRKALEETMALSTQSLASVTYQVSSLATAFLRLLDLQAAELRKVEADVSCVAQRVDMHKEKVSRREIGSLTVSRRFPSYQKIMPPPSPPCLEPYYRKPLNFSILDDIGHGIKDHSTQLSRTGTLARKGIKSTAQAVGTLGRSTRVPEPIQPPVVPQGKLSAASSTSSLISVSSSGAPAAPCEGIPVPPPLPSLLGPSPPAVAAILPPPPLPGDLPPPGDMDMPPPDLMPPARDDLETLPPPALPAFEDLAPLPPLAAEDPPWVPENYLEKVVALYPYAQQKDNELSFQPGALLFVTRRYSDGWCEGVMGEEVGFFPGNYVEPI, encoded by the exons ATGTcggagctggagcagctgcagcagcgtGACATCCCAGCAGGCCGGCAGGTCCTGCGTGACCACCACTGCAACCTCCACAGGGTCGCCGACTACTGCGAAAGCAACTACTTGCAG GCGAGTGACAAGCGGAAGGCGCTGGAGGAGACGATGGCGCTGAGCACGCAGTCCCTGGCCAGTGTGACCTACCAGGTCAGCAGCCTGGCCACCGCCTTCCTGCGGTTGCTGGACCTGCAGGCGGCCGAGCTGCGGAAGGTGGAGGCTGACGTCAGCTGCGTGGCCCAG AGGGTTGACATGCACAAGGAGAAGGTGTCTCGCCGGGAGATTGGCTCGTTAACTGTCAGCAGGAGGTTCCCGTCCTACCAGAAGATtatgcccccccccagcccaccctgcctggAGCCCTACTACAGGAAACCCCTCAACTTCAGCATCCTGGATGACATTGGCCATGGCATAAAG GaccacagcacccagctgtcCCGCACGGGCACCCTGGCTCGGAAGGGGATCAAGTCGACAGCGCAAGCTGTGGGCACCCTGGG GAGAAGCACCCGCGTCCCTGAGCCCATCCAGCCACCCGTGGTTCCCCAGGGCAAACTCTCAGCAGCCTCCTCCACTTCCTCGCTGATATCCGTCAG ctcgAGCGGAGCCCCGGCAGCCCCCTGTGAAGGCATCCCTGTCCCACCAccgctcccctccctgctggggCCATCCCCACCGGCTGTGGCTGCCATCCTGCCGCCCCCACCTCTCCCTGGGGACCTGCCACCACCAGGCGACATGGACATGCCCCCACCAGACCTCATGCCCCCAG CCCGCGATGATCTCGAGACGCTGCCACCACCAGCTTTGCCTGCCTTTGAGGATTTGGCCCCCCTGCCACCACTTGCTGCAGAGGACCCCCCTTGGGTTCCGGAGAACTACCTGGAGAAAG TGGTGGCCCTCTACCCCTATGCACAGCAGAAGGACAACGAGCTCTCCTTCCAGCCTGGCGCCCTCCTCTTTGTCACACGACGCTACTCGGACGGCTGGTGCGAGGGCGTCATGGGTGAGGAAGTGGGTTTCTTCCCCGGCAATTACGTGGAGCCCATCTGA
- the PHOSPHO1 gene encoding phosphoethanolamine/phosphocholine phosphatase, protein MKRCCEGVGLPCLFKGVGMASPRPPKYLLVFDFDETIINENSDDSIVRAAPGQALPEHIRQTFREGFYNEYMQRVLAYMGDQGVKMGDFKTVYENIPLSPGMPDLFQFLSKNHELFEIILISDANMFGIECNLRAAGFYSLFRKIFSNPSSFDKRGYLTLGPYHSHKCLDCPANMCKRKILTEYLAERAQEEVEFERVLYVGDGANDFCPSVTLTSADVAFPRKGYPMHRMTQEMEKKQPGAFQATVIPWESAAEVTRYLQEVLKKKC, encoded by the exons atgaaaaggtgcTGTGAGGGCGTTGGGCTGCCATGCCTGTTTAAG GGTGTTGGTATGGCCAGCCCCCGGCCTCCTAAATACCTCCTCGTCTTTGATTTTGATGAGACCATCATCAATGAGAACAGCGATGACTCCATCGTCCGGGCGGCACCAGGGCAGGCGCTTCCAGAGCACATCCGACAGACCTTCCGCGAGGGCTTCTACAACGAGTACATGCAGCGCGTCCTGGCATACATGGGGGACCAGGGGGTCAAGATGGGGGACTTCAAGACTGTCTATGAGAACATCCCCCTGTCCCCCGGCATGCCGGACCTCTTCCAGTTCCTCTCCAAGAACCACGAGCTCTTTGAAATCATCCTCATCTCTGATGCCAACATGTTCGGCATCGAATGCAATCTGAGGGCAGCCGGTTTCTACTCCCTCTTCCGCAAGATCTTCAGCAATCCATCCAGCTTTGACAAGAGGGGATACCTCACCTTGGGGCCCTACCACAGCCACAAGTGCCTTGACTGCCCGGCCAACATGTGCAAACGCAAAATCCTGACAGAGTACCTGGCAGAGAGAGCCCAGGAGGAGGTGGAGTTCGAGAGGGTCTTGTACGTGGGGGATGGTGCCAATGACTTCTGCCCTTCCGTGACTCTGACTTCAGCTGACGTGGCTTTCCCGCGCAAGGGCTACCCCATGCACCGGATGACccaggagatggagaagaagCAGCCTGGAGCCTTCCAGGCCACTGTCATCCCCTGGGAGTCAGCTGCAGAGGTCACCCGCTATCTCCAGGAGGTTCTCAAGAAGAAGTGTTGA